In a genomic window of Ailuropoda melanoleuca isolate Jingjing unplaced genomic scaffold, ASM200744v2 unplaced-scaffold2721, whole genome shotgun sequence:
- the LOC117798155 gene encoding keratin-associated protein 10-3-like: MAASTLSICSSDRSYGSRVCLPGSCDSCSDSPWQVDDCPESYCEPPCCTPTCCAPSSCTPASCLTLICTPVSCMSSPCQSACTSSCQPSCGSSSPCQEDSCVSVCCKPVCCTPVCCKPVCCTPVCCKPVCCTPVCCTPVCSGASPCSAPSCCQPSPCSSSCCTPXPSPCSSSCCTPSSCVSLLCRPVCRPACCVPASPCCAPASSCQPSCCRRASCVSLLCRPVCSRQ, from the exons ATGGCCGCGTCCACCCTGTCCATCTGCTCCAGCGACCGGAGCTACGGCAGCCGCGTCTGCCTGCCCGGCTCCTGTGACTCCTGCTCCGACTCCCCCTGGCAGGTGGACGACTGCCCAGAGAGCTACTGTGAGCCTCCCTGCTGCACCCCCACCTGCTGCGCCCCCAGCTCCTGCACCCCGGCCTCCTGCCTGACCCTCATCTGCACTCCTGTGAGCTGCATGTCCAGCCCCTGCCAATCAGCCTGCACCAGCTCCTGCCAGCCCTCCTGCGgcagctcctccccctgccaggaagacagctgtgtgtctgtctgctgcaagcccgtgtgctgcaccc ctgtctgctgcaagcccgtgtgctgcacccctgtctgctgcaagccCGTGTGCTGCACCCCGGtctgctgcacccctgtctgctcgggggcctccccctgctctgccccctcctgctgccagcccagcccctgctcctcgTCCTGCTGCACGCCCTNGCCTAGCCCCTGCTCCTCGTCCTGCTGCACGCCCTCTTCCTGCGTGTCCCTGCTCTGCCGCCCCGTGTGCAGACCCGCCTGCTGCGTGCCCGcctccccctgctgtgcccccgcctcctcctgccagcccagctgctgccGCCGGGCCTCCTGCGTGTCCCTGCTCTGCCGCCCCGTGTGCTCCCGCCAG